TGCCACATCAACCATACAATCATCTTCATCAAGTACAATCATACCACCTGAACCCATAATAGCGCCAAGTTTTCCAAGAGATTCATAGTCGACGGGCGTATCAAAATATTCTGCAGGGATAACACCACCACTTGGACCACCCGTTTGTACGGCCTTTATCTGTTTACCTTGCGGATGCCCGCCACCAATTTCGTAAAGAAGTTCACGTAATGTTATTCCCATTGGTACTTCCACAAGTCCTGTATTCCTTATCTTACCGGCAAGTGCAAATACTTTTGTACCAGGAGATTTTTCTGTACCATACTGCCTAAACCAAGATGCACCTCTTAGTATTATCGGTGGCACCAACGCCAAGGTTTCAACATTATTGATTACCGAAGGTTTACTCCAAAGACCTTTTTGTACAGGGAATGGTGGTTTGACTCTTGGCTGACCTCTCTTTCCTTCTATTGAGTGCATTAATGCAGTTTCTTCACCACATACAAATGCACCTGCACCTATTCTTATCTCTATATCAAACGAAAATGCAGTACCAAGTATATTTTCACCAAGGAAACCATATTCATGTGCAGTCTCTATTGCTCTCTGTAATCTTTCAATAGCTAACGGGTATTCAGCTCTCACATAAACAAATCCTTTTTGCGCGCCTATTGCATATCCAGCAATTGTCATCGCTTCTACGATTGAGTGTGGATCACCCTCGAGGACAGATCTATCCATAAAGGCACCCGGATCACCTTCATCTGCATTACATATCATGTATTTAATTTCTGACTTTTGCTGTCTTGCAAGTTCCCATTTTAATCCTGTTGGAAATCCTGCGCCACCGCGCCCCCTTAGGCCACTATCTTTTATTTCCTTTATGACCTCTTCAGGTGTCATCTTTGTTAAAGCCTTGTGGAGTGCAAAGTAACCATCTCTTGCTATGTATTCCTCTATGCTTAACGGATCAATAACTCCAACGTTTCTCAGTGCTATTTTCACTTGTCGAGCGAAGAACGGTATCTCTTCTTGAGCTGGTTTTTCCTTTATAGTCAATTTTTCCTTAGCGCCTTCGAACAAAAACTCAGGAACAATACGTCCTTTAAGGATATGTTCTTCCACTATTTTTTCAGCAGCCTTGGGTGTTAATTTTTGGTAATAAACTGCGTCTGGGTAAATAATGGCAAGTGGTCCAAGGCTGCACGCACCCATACAACCAGTTTCAACAACAGAAACAACAGCGTCGAGCCCGTATTCTCTTAACTTTCTTTCAAATGCTTGTTTTACACTCTCTTCACCAGCAGATATACAGCCACCACCAGCACAAATGAGAATTGTATTAGTAGTTAATGCCACACTCTTCGCCTCCTTAAGATGTTTGCTCTACTTTTACTTATCCAACCTCTCCTCTTTTAACAATCAAATCTGAAACGACTTTACCTTCTACTATGTGCGTTTGCACTATTCTTTTTGCATTTTCGGGTGTAACATGTCCATAAATTACAGGTTCTTGCCCTTCAAGTGAAACTTCGATCGTAGGTTCAACTTCACACAATCCCATACAGCCTGATTGTACCACAGCAATGTCATCTATCTTAAGCTCATTCATATACTCAACAATGGTTTTAAGTGTATCTTTTGCACCTGCTGCTATACCGCAAGTCCCCATTGCGACTATGATTTTTCCTCTTTTTCCGCTTTCTCTCATCTTTATATTTTGAAGTGCCTGTTCTTTTATTTTCATCAATTCCTCCAAACTCTTAACTTTACTCATTGTGCCCCACCCCTCCTGTAAGCTGTTATTATCTTGCTAACCATATCGGGAGTTACTTTAC
This DNA window, taken from Fervidobacterium sp., encodes the following:
- a CDS encoding (2Fe-2S) ferredoxin domain-containing protein; the protein is MSKVKSLEELMKIKEQALQNIKMRESGKRGKIIVAMGTCGIAAGAKDTLKTIVEYMNELKIDDIAVVQSGCMGLCEVEPTIEVSLEGQEPVIYGHVTPENAKRIVQTHIVEGKVVSDLIVKRGEVG
- the nuoF gene encoding NADH-quinone oxidoreductase subunit NuoF; amino-acid sequence: MALTTNTILICAGGGCISAGEESVKQAFERKLREYGLDAVVSVVETGCMGACSLGPLAIIYPDAVYYQKLTPKAAEKIVEEHILKGRIVPEFLFEGAKEKLTIKEKPAQEEIPFFARQVKIALRNVGVIDPLSIEEYIARDGYFALHKALTKMTPEEVIKEIKDSGLRGRGGAGFPTGLKWELARQQKSEIKYMICNADEGDPGAFMDRSVLEGDPHSIVEAMTIAGYAIGAQKGFVYVRAEYPLAIERLQRAIETAHEYGFLGENILGTAFSFDIEIRIGAGAFVCGEETALMHSIEGKRGQPRVKPPFPVQKGLWSKPSVINNVETLALVPPIILRGASWFRQYGTEKSPGTKVFALAGKIRNTGLVEVPMGITLRELLYEIGGGHPQGKQIKAVQTGGPSGGVIPAEYFDTPVDYESLGKLGAIMGSGGMIVLDEDDCMVDVAKFFLEFTVDESCGKCTPCRDGTKVMYDLLDKITKGEGTLEDIQKLEDLAQIIKDSSLCGLGQTAPNPVLSTLKYYRHEYEAHVKDNICPAKKCKSFISYVIIPEKCVGCTACARVCPTNAIYGEVRKVHEIDQEACVRCGSCIEVCRFGAINKVTPAIETTVSK